Proteins co-encoded in one Methylomonas albis genomic window:
- a CDS encoding ATP-binding protein, whose translation MTKPPQPLAESLNLQPPNRQQPLAALVRVGLAEFWERMMPGDGELSEQLRQQAARQLNLESLPSWAKVRDSAAAQIRALPGPFGVWLREQYIDLPQAFLLALVGSAETDYLVTLTLSELQTPNPGNRLAVHLALTMLDELFGAATLDALDLYSTALVQQQVLLLEGSGPLSLRQLRIEPALWSVLCGRPAIWPGCRVIALTDRELLPQRIRKQLPHLATLLAKGEVRGLAIRGNSGCGRRALAAELAGLLGLTAIEVQSDLWQQQPALPLACQLAGWLPVIKVQVAAGDSWQLPVIQPNIAHVIVLGMSDAVSGQDLLELEMGVPDEAERRQLWARYLADPELARRAASALLSGPVIQKVARNAVLRAEQSRSVLNAEHIAQARRDLGAERLRLLAEPVRRRVEREAVVFPPLVEQYLHDFIARAHSRESLWEALGVTLQASRNAGLRALFVGDSGTGKTLAASYVATALGAPLYRVDLAAIMNKYVGESEKNLGSLLDLAAAADAVLLFDEADSLFGRRTDAQQSGERYANMLTNFLLTRIENHPGITILTTNSRERIDNAFTRRLDAIVDFPMPGFQERLDLWRSHFGQRSPSDDLCKTLASYCDISGGQIRNVVLTAAGCSPADQPIGIETLLSALQREYQKLGRNPPAQLKQLRS comes from the coding sequence ATGACTAAGCCGCCGCAGCCCTTGGCCGAATCGCTTAATCTGCAGCCGCCTAACCGGCAGCAACCGTTGGCTGCCTTGGTGCGGGTCGGATTGGCGGAGTTTTGGGAGCGGATGATGCCCGGCGACGGCGAATTGTCCGAGCAATTGCGCCAACAAGCCGCCCGGCAGTTAAATCTGGAATCCCTGCCGAGCTGGGCGAAAGTGCGCGATAGTGCGGCGGCCCAGATACGCGCCTTGCCTGGTCCCTTCGGCGTTTGGTTGCGAGAACAATACATCGATTTGCCGCAAGCCTTTCTGTTGGCTTTGGTCGGCAGCGCCGAGACCGATTATCTGGTGACCTTGACGCTCAGCGAATTGCAAACGCCCAATCCCGGTAATCGGCTGGCGGTGCATTTGGCGCTAACAATGTTGGATGAACTCTTCGGTGCCGCCACCCTGGACGCGCTGGATTTGTATAGTACGGCGCTGGTGCAACAGCAGGTCTTGCTATTGGAAGGCAGCGGGCCCTTATCGCTAAGACAATTGCGCATCGAGCCGGCTTTGTGGTCGGTATTGTGCGGCCGGCCGGCGATTTGGCCGGGATGCCGAGTGATTGCGCTGACCGACCGTGAGTTGCTGCCGCAACGTATCCGCAAGCAATTACCGCATCTGGCGACCTTATTGGCGAAAGGCGAGGTGCGCGGCTTGGCAATACGCGGCAACAGCGGTTGTGGCCGGCGGGCTTTGGCCGCCGAACTGGCCGGTTTGTTGGGATTGACTGCCATTGAAGTGCAGAGTGACTTGTGGCAACAGCAGCCGGCCTTACCACTGGCCTGCCAACTGGCCGGCTGGCTGCCGGTCATCAAGGTGCAGGTTGCGGCCGGCGACAGCTGGCAGTTGCCGGTGATACAGCCCAATATCGCCCATGTGATTGTGCTGGGGATGAGCGATGCGGTGTCCGGTCAGGATCTGCTGGAATTGGAAATGGGCGTGCCAGACGAAGCCGAGCGCCGCCAGCTTTGGGCGCGTTATCTCGCCGATCCTGAATTGGCCCGCCGTGCCGCCAGCGCGTTGCTGAGCGGGCCGGTGATCCAGAAAGTGGCACGCAATGCGGTGCTGCGCGCGGAACAAAGCCGCAGCGTATTGAATGCCGAACACATTGCCCAAGCCCGCCGCGATTTGGGCGCGGAACGCTTGCGGCTATTGGCCGAGCCGGTGCGGCGGCGCGTCGAACGCGAAGCGGTGGTATTTCCGCCGCTGGTGGAGCAATACCTGCACGATTTCATCGCCCGCGCGCATAGCCGAGAATCGTTGTGGGAAGCTTTGGGCGTAACCTTGCAAGCCTCGCGCAATGCCGGTCTGCGGGCCTTATTCGTCGGCGACAGCGGCACCGGCAAAACCCTGGCCGCCAGTTATGTCGCCACTGCGCTGGGCGCACCGCTGTACCGCGTGGATTTGGCGGCGATTATGAACAAATATGTCGGCGAATCCGAGAAAAACCTGGGCAGCTTGCTGGATTTGGCTGCCGCTGCCGATGCCGTCCTACTGTTCGACGAGGCCGATTCCTTATTTGGCCGCCGCACCGACGCCCAACAAAGCGGCGAACGTTACGCCAATATGCTGACCAATTTTTTATTGACCCGCATCGAAAACCATCCCGGCATCACGATTCTGACCACCAACAGCCGCGAGCGTATCGATAACGCTTTTACCCGGCGGCTGGATGCGATTGTGGATTTTCCCATGCCGGGGTTTCAGGAGCGCCTGGATTTATGGCGCAGCCATTTCGGTCAACGCAGCCCCAGCGACGACTTGTGCAAAACACTGGCCAGCTATTGCGACATCAGCGGCGGCCAGATCCGGAATGTGGTGCTGACCGCCGCCGGTTGCAGCCCGGCGGACCAACCCATCGGCATCGAGACCTTATTGTCGGCTTTGCAACGCGAATATCAAAAACTGGGCCGCAATCCGCCGGCACAGTTAAAACAGTTAAGGAGTTAG